One genomic segment of Streptomyces sp. RerS4 includes these proteins:
- a CDS encoding peptidase: MSVENDSSQEQSLAATDAGFQSYPTAPGYRVNIRSGPGTNYPIIDAVPVGGYVTIRCQCPGTTVSGPYGTTDLWDCIGNGRFVSDAYVKTGADGYVAGRCG; encoded by the coding sequence ATGTCCGTTGAGAACGATTCCAGCCAAGAGCAGAGCCTCGCCGCCACCGACGCGGGCTTCCAGTCGTACCCGACCGCGCCCGGTTACCGGGTCAACATCCGCAGCGGTCCCGGCACCAACTACCCGATCATCGACGCCGTGCCGGTCGGCGGGTACGTCACGATCCGCTGCCAGTGCCCCGGCACGACGGTCTCGGGCCCGTACGGCACGACGGACCTGTGGGACTGCATCGGCAACGGCCGCTTCGTCTCCGACGCCTACGTGAAGACGGGCGCCGACGGCTACGTCGCCGGCCGCTGCGGCTGA
- a CDS encoding HAD family hydrolase — protein MIRTVVLDIGETLTRDDRYWASWADWLGVSRHTLSALVGAVVVDGRDNADAIRLLRPDVDISAEYAARDAAGHGERLDESDLYEDVRPALSALRAVGVRVVVAGNQSRRAGDLLRRLDLPADLVVTSGEWGVAKPAGGFFDRVVAVSGSPAAETLYVGDHPANDVHPARAAGLRTAHLRRGPWGHWWADDPEVRAAADWSIDALTELPEMIFSSDNGAT, from the coding sequence ATGATTCGGACGGTGGTTCTGGACATCGGAGAGACGCTTACCCGCGACGATCGCTACTGGGCTTCCTGGGCCGACTGGCTCGGTGTTTCTCGGCACACCCTCTCCGCGTTGGTGGGTGCGGTGGTCGTGGACGGGAGGGACAACGCGGACGCGATCCGCCTCCTGCGCCCGGATGTCGACATCTCCGCCGAGTACGCCGCCCGCGACGCGGCCGGGCACGGCGAGCGGCTCGACGAGTCGGACCTCTACGAGGACGTTCGGCCGGCCCTTTCCGCACTGCGCGCCGTCGGGGTGCGCGTAGTCGTCGCGGGAAACCAGAGTCGTCGGGCGGGGGACCTGCTGCGTCGGTTGGACCTGCCGGCCGACCTGGTCGTCACCTCGGGCGAGTGGGGGGTGGCCAAACCGGCGGGCGGCTTCTTCGACCGGGTGGTGGCCGTCTCCGGCAGCCCGGCCGCCGAGACGTTGTACGTCGGAGACCATCCCGCCAACGACGTCCACCCGGCCCGCGCCGCCGGCCTGCGCACCGCACACCTCAGACGAGGGCCCTGGGGCCACTGGTGGGCGGACGACCCCGAGGTCCGAGCCGCCGCCGACTGGTCCATCGATGCCCTCACCGAGCTGCCCGAGATGATCTTCTCGTCGGACAACGGGGCGACGTAA
- the ilvD gene encoding dihydroxy-acid dehydratase has translation MPELRSRTVTHGRNMAGARALMRASGVASEDIGKPIIAVANSFTEFVPGHTHLAPVGRIVSDAIRAAGAIPREFNTIAVDDGIAMGHAGMLYSLPSRDLIADSVEYMVEAHCADALICISNCDKITPGMLMAAMRLNIPVVFVSGGPMEAGQATLVDGTVRKLDLIDAMVDASNENISDADVLRIEENACPTCGSCSGMFTANSMNCLAEAIGLALPGNGSVLATHTARRALYENAGRTVVEITKRYYEDGDASVLPRNIATREAFENAMALDIAMGGSTNTILHLLAAAQEAGLDYDLTDIDAVSRRVPCLAKVAPNVAPGGTYYMEDVHRAGGIPAILGELHRGGLLNKDVTTVHSQGLEDWLATWDARSGTASEEAMELWHAAPGCKRSATAFSQSERWDTLDLDAEGGCIRSVQHAYSKDGGLAVLRGNIAVDGCVVKTAGVDESIWTFEGPAVVCESQDEAVEKILTKQIKAGDVVVIRYEGPRGGPGMQEMLYPTSFLKGRGLGKVCALVTDGRFSGGTSGLSIGHASPEAASGGNMAVVEDGDRIRIDIPNRSIELLVDDATLAARHAALNGVYAPKDRERKVSAALRAYAAMATSADKGAVRDVSLLG, from the coding sequence ATGCCCGAGCTGAGGTCCCGCACCGTCACCCACGGCCGCAACATGGCAGGCGCTCGTGCGCTGATGCGCGCGTCGGGCGTAGCGAGCGAGGACATCGGCAAGCCGATCATCGCGGTCGCCAACTCCTTCACCGAGTTCGTCCCCGGCCACACCCACCTCGCCCCCGTGGGCCGGATCGTCTCCGACGCCATCCGCGCCGCCGGCGCGATCCCGCGCGAGTTCAACACGATCGCCGTGGACGACGGCATCGCGATGGGCCACGCGGGCATGCTGTACTCCCTCCCCTCCCGCGACCTCATCGCGGACTCGGTCGAGTACATGGTCGAGGCCCACTGCGCCGACGCGCTGATCTGCATCTCCAACTGCGACAAGATCACCCCCGGCATGCTCATGGCCGCCATGCGCCTGAACATCCCGGTCGTCTTCGTCTCCGGCGGCCCGATGGAGGCCGGTCAGGCCACCCTCGTCGACGGCACGGTCCGCAAGCTCGACCTGATCGACGCCATGGTCGACGCCTCCAACGAGAACATCTCGGACGCGGACGTCCTGCGCATCGAGGAGAACGCCTGTCCGACCTGCGGCTCCTGTTCCGGCATGTTCACGGCCAACTCCATGAACTGCCTCGCCGAGGCCATCGGCCTGGCCCTCCCCGGCAACGGCTCGGTCCTCGCCACGCACACCGCCCGCCGCGCCCTCTACGAGAACGCCGGCCGCACCGTCGTGGAGATCACCAAGCGCTACTACGAGGACGGCGACGCCTCCGTCCTGCCGCGCAACATCGCCACCCGCGAGGCCTTCGAGAACGCCATGGCCCTCGACATCGCCATGGGCGGCTCCACCAACACGATCCTGCACCTCCTCGCCGCCGCGCAGGAGGCGGGCCTGGACTACGACCTCACCGACATCGACGCCGTCTCGCGCCGCGTCCCCTGTCTGGCCAAGGTCGCCCCGAACGTGGCCCCCGGCGGCACGTACTACATGGAGGACGTCCACCGCGCCGGCGGCATCCCCGCGATCCTCGGCGAGCTGCACCGCGGCGGCCTCCTCAACAAGGACGTCACCACCGTCCACTCCCAGGGCCTGGAGGACTGGCTCGCGACCTGGGACGCCCGCTCCGGCACCGCCTCCGAGGAAGCCATGGAGCTGTGGCACGCGGCCCCCGGCTGCAAGCGTTCCGCGACCGCCTTCTCCCAGTCCGAGCGCTGGGACACCCTCGACCTCGACGCCGAGGGCGGCTGCATCCGCTCCGTCCAGCACGCCTACTCCAAGGACGGCGGCCTCGCCGTGCTGCGCGGCAACATCGCCGTCGACGGCTGTGTCGTCAAGACGGCCGGTGTCGACGAGTCGATCTGGACCTTCGAGGGCCCGGCGGTCGTGTGCGAGTCGCAGGACGAGGCCGTCGAGAAGATCCTGACGAAGCAGATCAAGGCGGGCGACGTCGTCGTCATCCGCTACGAGGGCCCGCGCGGCGGCCCCGGCATGCAGGAGATGCTCTACCCGACGTCCTTCCTCAAGGGCCGCGGCCTCGGCAAGGTCTGCGCCCTGGTCACGGACGGCCGCTTCTCCGGCGGCACCTCGGGCCTGTCCATCGGCCACGCCTCCCCGGAAGCGGCCTCGGGCGGCAACATGGCCGTGGTCGAGGACGGCGACCGCATCCGCATCGACATCCCGAACCGTTCGATCGAGCTGCTCGTCGACGACGCCACCCTGGCCGCCCGCCACGCCGCGCTGAACGGCGTCTACGCGCCGAAGGACCGCGAGCGCAAGGTCTCCGCGGCCCTGCGCGCCTACGCGGCGATGGCGACCAGCGCCGACAAGGGCGCGGTCCGCGACGTCAGCCTCCTGGGCTGA
- a CDS encoding TetR family transcriptional regulator yields the protein MTGPTGPTEPPKRRRGPGRPRQDEVDDGPGTQERIRLAAREVFAERGYDKTSVRGVAKVAGVDPALVHHYFGTKDDLFAAAVEVSMEPALVVPAILGEGPDGIGERLARYFLGVWENPVTRAPLLAVIRSALTHEAAAKVLRTLVLRRLLERIAADLDVPNPTFRAELAASHMIGIAMLRYVVQVEPMASADPEEIVALVAPTLQRYLAEA from the coding sequence ATGACCGGCCCCACCGGCCCCACGGAACCCCCCAAGCGCCGCCGCGGTCCCGGCCGGCCCCGGCAGGACGAGGTCGACGACGGCCCCGGCACCCAGGAGCGGATCCGGCTCGCCGCCCGCGAGGTGTTCGCCGAGCGCGGCTACGACAAGACCTCCGTGCGAGGCGTCGCCAAGGTCGCCGGCGTGGACCCGGCGCTGGTGCACCACTACTTCGGCACCAAGGACGACCTCTTCGCCGCCGCCGTCGAGGTGAGCATGGAGCCCGCCCTCGTGGTTCCGGCCATCCTCGGCGAGGGCCCCGACGGCATCGGCGAGCGGCTGGCCCGCTATTTCCTGGGCGTGTGGGAGAACCCCGTCACGCGCGCGCCCCTGCTCGCCGTGATCCGTTCCGCGCTCACGCACGAGGCCGCCGCGAAGGTGTTGCGGACGCTGGTCCTACGCCGCCTCCTGGAGCGGATCGCCGCCGACCTCGACGTCCCGAACCCGACCTTCCGGGCCGAGCTCGCCGCCTCGCACATGATCGGCATCGCGATGCTGCGCTACGTCGTCCAGGTGGAGCCGATGGCGTCCGCGGACCCGGAGGAGATCGTCGCCCTCGTCGCGCCCACCCTCCAGCGCTACCTGGCCGAGGCCTGA
- a CDS encoding sugar phosphate isomerase/epimerase — protein sequence MAEPVRIPTARGPKVALSTASVYPESTATAFEIAGRLGYDGVEVMVWTDPVSQDVDALRRLSDHHQVPILAIHAPCLLITQRVWSTDPWTKLQRARAAAEKLGASTVVVHPPFRWQRQYARDFVSGIWRMADETDVRFAVENMYPWRYRDREMLAYAPEWDVTKDDYRHFTVDLSHTATARTDATAMIDRMGDRLAHIHLADGNGSAKDEHLVPGRGTQPCAELLAGLARTSFDGHIVIEVNTRRAMSSAEREADLAEALEFTRLHLANTARQR from the coding sequence GTGGCAGAACCAGTGCGTATTCCGACCGCCCGAGGACCGAAGGTCGCGCTGTCCACCGCCTCCGTGTATCCGGAGTCCACGGCCACCGCCTTCGAGATCGCCGGGCGTCTCGGCTACGACGGGGTCGAGGTCATGGTGTGGACGGACCCGGTCAGTCAGGACGTCGACGCCCTGCGCAGGCTGTCCGACCACCATCAGGTGCCGATCCTCGCCATCCACGCGCCGTGCCTGCTCATCACGCAGCGGGTGTGGTCCACCGATCCCTGGACGAAGCTCCAGCGCGCGCGGGCGGCGGCCGAGAAGCTGGGGGCGTCGACCGTCGTCGTGCATCCGCCCTTCCGGTGGCAGCGGCAGTACGCGCGGGACTTCGTCAGCGGGATCTGGCGGATGGCGGACGAGACGGACGTCCGGTTCGCCGTCGAGAACATGTACCCCTGGCGCTACCGCGACCGCGAGATGCTCGCCTACGCGCCCGAGTGGGACGTCACCAAGGACGACTACCGGCACTTCACCGTCGACCTCTCCCACACCGCGACCGCCCGCACCGACGCCACCGCCATGATCGACCGCATGGGCGACCGGCTCGCGCACATCCACCTCGCCGACGGAAACGGTTCCGCGAAGGACGAGCACCTCGTCCCCGGGCGCGGTACGCAGCCCTGCGCCGAGTTGCTCGCCGGGTTGGCCCGTACGTCCTTCGACGGGCACATCGTCATCGAGGTCAACACCCGCCGCGCGATGTCCTCCGCCGAGCGTGAGGCCGACCTCGCCGAGGCGCTGGAGTTCACCCGCCTGCACCTGGCCAACACGGCGCGGCAGCGATGA
- the radA gene encoding DNA repair protein RadA translates to MAARTARSSAKDRPSYRCSECGWTTAKWLGRCPECQAWGTVEEMGAPAVRTTAAGRVSTAALPIAQVDGRTATARSTGVDELDRVLGGGLVPGAVVLLAGEPGVGKSTLLLDVAAKAATGDHRTLYVTGEESASQVRLRADRIKALSDHLYLAAETDLSAVLGHLDAVKPSLLVLDSVQTIASPEIDGAPGGMAQVREVAGALIRASKERGMATLLVGHVTKDGAIAGPRLLEHLVDVVLSFEGDRHARLRLVRGVKNRYGATDEVGCFELHDEGITGLADPSGLFLTRRAEAVPGTCLTVTLEGKRPLVAEVQALTVDSQIPSPRRTTSGLETSRVSMMLAVLEQRGRITALGKRDIYSATVGGVKLTEPAADLAIALALASAASDVPLPKNLVAIGEVGLAGEVRRVTGVQRRLAEAHRLGFTHALVPADPGKVPAGMKVTEVADMGDALRVLPRGRSRTPARDRAAAAATE, encoded by the coding sequence ATGGCTGCCCGCACCGCTCGTTCATCCGCCAAGGACCGACCGTCCTACCGCTGCTCCGAATGCGGGTGGACCACCGCGAAGTGGCTCGGCCGCTGCCCCGAGTGCCAGGCCTGGGGGACCGTCGAGGAGATGGGCGCCCCGGCCGTACGGACCACCGCGGCCGGTCGCGTCTCCACCGCCGCGCTGCCCATCGCCCAGGTCGACGGCCGTACGGCGACGGCGCGCAGCACCGGCGTGGACGAGCTCGACCGCGTCCTCGGCGGCGGGTTGGTGCCGGGCGCGGTGGTGCTGCTGGCGGGCGAGCCGGGCGTCGGCAAGTCGACGCTGCTGCTGGACGTGGCCGCGAAGGCGGCCACCGGCGACCACCGCACCCTGTACGTCACGGGTGAGGAGTCCGCCAGCCAGGTCCGGCTGCGCGCCGACCGCATCAAAGCCCTGAGCGACCACCTCTACCTCGCCGCCGAGACCGACCTGTCGGCGGTCCTCGGCCACCTCGACGCGGTCAAGCCGTCCCTCCTCGTCCTGGACTCCGTACAGACCATCGCCTCCCCCGAGATCGACGGCGCCCCCGGCGGCATGGCTCAGGTCCGGGAGGTCGCGGGCGCCCTGATCCGGGCCTCGAAGGAGCGCGGCATGGCCACCCTCCTCGTCGGGCACGTCACGAAGGACGGGGCCATCGCCGGCCCCCGCCTGCTGGAGCACCTGGTGGACGTGGTGCTCAGCTTCGAGGGCGACCGGCACGCGCGGCTGCGTCTGGTGCGCGGCGTGAAGAACCGTTACGGGGCCACGGACGAGGTCGGCTGCTTCGAGCTGCACGACGAGGGGATCACGGGCCTCGCCGACCCGAGCGGGCTCTTCCTCACCCGCCGCGCCGAGGCGGTGCCGGGCACGTGCCTGACGGTGACGCTGGAGGGGAAGCGGCCGCTGGTCGCCGAGGTGCAGGCGCTCACCGTCGACTCGCAGATCCCCTCCCCCCGCCGCACCACCTCGGGCCTGGAGACCTCGCGCGTGTCGATGATGCTCGCGGTGCTGGAGCAGCGCGGGCGGATCACGGCGCTCGGCAAGCGGGACATCTACAGCGCGACCGTGGGCGGCGTGAAGCTGACCGAGCCGGCCGCCGACCTGGCGATCGCGCTGGCGCTGGCCTCCGCCGCGAGTGACGTGCCGCTGCCGAAGAACCTCGTCGCGATCGGCGAGGTGGGTCTCGCCGGTGAGGTGCGGCGGGTGACGGGTGTGCAGCGGCGGCTGGCGGAGGCGCACCGGCTGGGCTTCACGCACGCGCTGGTCCCCGCCGATCCGGGGAAGGTGCCGGCCGGGATGAAGGTGACGGAGGTCGCGGACATGGGGGACGCCCTACGGGTCCTGCCGCGCGGCCGCTCCCGCACGCCGGCCCGCGACCGGGCGGCGGCCGCGGCGACCGAGTAG
- a CDS encoding phosphatase PAP2 family protein, giving the protein MDSSDLYRHITDFARSAPPWVQAGFEVFTEYGLLLFAVLYVAVWWRARGRAPRALALAVLAPLVTALVYVVSELVKSTVEEERPCRAVAGAAAALLPCPPYGDWSFPSNHSAIAGAAAVGVALALPRLAWLTLPVAVLMAYSRVFVGAHYPHDVAMGLLLGACLGTLAVLLLAAPMTRLTTAVRGSGNPPAAWFTGPGPTR; this is encoded by the coding sequence ATGGACAGCTCGGACCTGTATCGACACATCACCGACTTCGCCCGCTCCGCGCCCCCCTGGGTGCAGGCGGGCTTCGAGGTCTTCACGGAATACGGTCTGCTGCTCTTCGCCGTGCTCTACGTCGCCGTGTGGTGGCGGGCGCGCGGGCGGGCTCCGCGGGCGCTCGCCCTGGCGGTGCTGGCGCCGCTGGTCACCGCCCTCGTGTACGTCGTCTCCGAACTGGTGAAGTCCACGGTCGAGGAGGAGCGGCCGTGCCGGGCGGTGGCCGGGGCGGCGGCCGCGCTGCTGCCGTGCCCGCCGTACGGGGACTGGTCCTTCCCCAGCAACCATTCCGCCATCGCCGGCGCGGCGGCCGTGGGGGTGGCGTTGGCCCTGCCCCGGCTGGCGTGGTTGACGCTGCCGGTCGCGGTGCTGATGGCGTACTCGCGGGTGTTCGTGGGGGCGCACTACCCGCACGACGTGGCGATGGGGCTGCTGTTGGGCGCCTGCCTCGGAACCCTGGCGGTGCTGCTCCTGGCCGCGCCGATGACCCGTCTGACGACCGCCGTGCGAGGCAGTGGCAACCCGCCGGCCGCCTGGTTCACCGGTCCGGGCCCGACGCGCTGA
- a CDS encoding Ppx/GppA phosphatase family protein, whose protein sequence is MRLGVLDVGSNTIHLLVVDAHPGARPLPAHSHKVQLRLAQLLDEHGAVSPEGVERLVSVIGTAAQAAEDKGCEDVLPFATSAVREATNADEVLARVKAETGVDLTVLSGEDEARLTFLAVRRWFGWSAGKLLVLDIGGGSLEIAYGMDEEPDAAVSLPLGAGRLTSAWLPGDPPDPADVKALRRHVRARIARTVGEFSRLGVPDHVVATSKTFKQLARIAGAAREADGQYVQRELTRKSLEEWVPRLAAMTTIERCALPGVSEGRASQLLAGALVAEATMDLFGVEALEICPWALREGIILRRLDHLP, encoded by the coding sequence ATGAGACTCGGTGTCCTCGATGTGGGTTCGAACACGATCCACCTGCTGGTGGTGGACGCGCACCCCGGCGCGCGCCCCCTGCCCGCGCACTCCCACAAGGTCCAACTGCGGCTGGCGCAGCTGCTCGACGAGCACGGCGCCGTCAGCCCGGAGGGCGTCGAGCGGCTGGTATCGGTGATCGGCACCGCCGCGCAGGCCGCCGAGGACAAGGGCTGCGAGGACGTATTGCCCTTCGCGACCAGCGCCGTACGCGAGGCCACCAACGCCGACGAGGTCCTGGCCCGCGTCAAGGCCGAGACCGGCGTCGACCTGACGGTCCTCAGCGGTGAGGACGAGGCCCGGCTCACCTTCCTCGCGGTGCGCCGGTGGTTCGGCTGGTCGGCGGGCAAGCTCCTCGTCCTCGACATCGGCGGGGGCTCGCTGGAGATCGCGTACGGCATGGACGAGGAACCCGACGCCGCCGTCTCCCTCCCCCTCGGCGCCGGCCGCCTCACCTCGGCCTGGCTCCCGGGCGACCCGCCGGACCCGGCGGACGTGAAGGCGCTGCGCCGGCACGTACGGGCGCGGATCGCGCGGACGGTCGGCGAATTCAGCCGCCTCGGGGTGCCGGACCACGTGGTGGCCACCTCGAAGACCTTCAAGCAGCTCGCCCGCATCGCCGGCGCCGCCCGCGAGGCGGACGGCCAGTACGTCCAGCGCGAGCTGACGCGAAAGTCCCTGGAGGAGTGGGTCCCGCGCCTGGCCGCCATGACCACCATCGAACGCTGCGCCCTCCCGGGCGTCTCGGAAGGCCGCGCCTCCCAGCTCCTGGCCGGAGCCCTGGTGGCGGAGGCCACGATGGACCTCTTCGGCGTCGAAGCCCTGGAGATCTGCCCCTGGGCCCTCCGCGAAGGCATAATCCTCCGCCGACTGGACCACTTGCCGTAG
- the disA gene encoding DNA integrity scanning diadenylate cyclase DisA translates to MAAKDGASAPGKSGASSKHDALMRASLSAVAPGQPLRDGLERIVRGNTGGLIVLGMDKAVEAMCTGGFVLDVEFTATRLRELCKLDGALILDKDLTKILRAGVQLVPDASIPTEETGTRHRTADRVSKQCGFPVVSVSQSMRLIALYVDGERRVLEESGAILSRANQALATLERYKLRLDEVAGTLSALEIEDLVTVRDVTAVAQRLEMVRRIATEIAEYVVELGTDGRLLSLQLDELTVGIEQERELVIRDYVPEPTPKRSRTVEEALPALDALTHPELLELGIVAKALGYTGSPETLDSAVSPRGYRLLAKVPRLPGAIIERLVEHFGGLQKLLAASVDDLQAVDGVGEARARSVREGLSRLAESSILERYV, encoded by the coding sequence GTGGCAGCCAAGGACGGGGCATCAGCACCCGGGAAGTCCGGCGCGAGCTCCAAGCACGACGCGCTGATGCGCGCCTCGCTCAGTGCGGTGGCCCCCGGTCAGCCCCTGCGCGACGGCCTGGAGCGGATCGTCCGCGGCAACACGGGCGGCCTGATCGTCCTCGGCATGGACAAGGCCGTCGAGGCGATGTGCACGGGCGGTTTCGTCCTCGACGTGGAGTTCACGGCGACGCGGCTGCGCGAGCTGTGCAAGCTCGACGGGGCGCTGATCCTCGACAAGGACCTCACCAAGATCCTGCGGGCCGGCGTGCAGCTGGTCCCGGACGCCTCGATCCCGACGGAGGAGACGGGCACCCGGCACCGCACCGCCGACCGCGTCTCCAAGCAGTGCGGTTTCCCGGTGGTGTCGGTCTCGCAGTCGATGCGGCTGATCGCGCTCTACGTGGACGGGGAGCGGCGGGTCCTGGAGGAGTCCGGGGCGATCCTGTCGCGGGCGAACCAGGCGCTGGCCACGCTGGAGCGGTACAAGCTGCGGCTGGACGAGGTCGCGGGCACGCTGTCGGCGTTGGAGATCGAGGACCTGGTCACGGTCCGCGATGTGACGGCGGTCGCCCAGCGGCTGGAAATGGTCCGTCGGATCGCGACCGAAATCGCCGAGTACGTGGTCGAACTGGGCACGGACGGGCGACTGCTGTCGCTCCAGCTGGACGAGCTGACCGTCGGCATCGAGCAGGAGCGCGAGCTCGTCATCCGGGACTACGTGCCGGAGCCGACGCCGAAGCGTTCCCGCACGGTGGAGGAGGCGCTGCCGGCGCTGGACGCGCTGACGCATCCGGAGCTGCTGGAGCTGGGCATCGTGGCGAAGGCCCTCGGGTACACGGGCTCGCCGGAGACGCTGGACTCTGCGGTCTCGCCGCGCGGCTACCGGCTGTTGGCGAAGGTGCCGCGGCTGCCGGGGGCGATCATCGAGCGGCTGGTCGAGCACTTCGGCGGGTTGCAGAAGCTGTTGGCCGCGAGCGTGGACGATCTCCAGGCGGTGGACGGCGTCGGCGAGGCGCGGGCGCGCAGCGTCCGGGAGGGCCTGTCGCGGCTGGCGGAGTCCTCGATCCTGGAGCGCTACGTCTAG
- a CDS encoding serine/threonine-protein kinase, whose protein sequence is MQSRRADYAGFPEYAGQYRLESVLGSGGMGVVHLAASSSGLKLAVKVVHAQHAVDPEFRARFRQEVAAARRVSGAFTAPVVDADPDAERPWMATLFIDAPTLSERVRERVLDPDELTRLAAGLAEALRDIHRAGVVHRDLKPSNVLMADDGVRVIDFGISRPADSDLRTETGKLIGTPPFMAPEQFQSPRDVGTAADVFALGAVLVHAATGRGPFDSDSHYLVAYQVVHSEPDLTGLPARLVPIVARCLAKDPAERPTAEALIAEMRAVAYRTGEDTQTFIPQPRTPVAEEPLTHRRERIATDATDRPPPGQRPSDRPATGSPASDRSAPDRPPTGRRRGKALLVAGLAVLLTAGAVGGYLRWAPDAAPKQPVAHASGTPGKGFSPWSASPGAPPVSCSAGPGGLYCSGRGLAAARLDPADGSTAWTVGANSPGQGVTAGSAPLHSAGLVLVVAPGSERLQALDPGTGAERWQRKLPGGTRVVSAGPYVLTVTGAGSVTAFDGASGSQRWTQRIGDAGSVWWGGAGASGAPVLYVATAALDGGSTQLAEVDPATGTVRWQTRATGKLRPVGVAHGAVHLLDGDSGAKVGGIVRVDVASRAVRRVQLPAPLFDAEATVGSDGTVYAFGSSGALVAVGAEKELWRSETGAATGSGPVVSHGQVCLVTGDGRLLAVDAAAGRLVGQTKPRMAAQGTVSATLPAPVVSDGRVYASAPDGTVFAVDARNPAGW, encoded by the coding sequence GTGCAGTCGCGGCGCGCGGACTACGCCGGGTTTCCGGAGTACGCCGGGCAGTACCGGCTCGAATCCGTGCTCGGTTCCGGCGGCATGGGCGTCGTCCACCTGGCCGCCTCCAGCTCGGGGCTGAAACTCGCCGTCAAGGTCGTGCACGCGCAGCACGCGGTGGACCCGGAGTTCCGGGCGCGGTTCCGGCAGGAGGTCGCGGCCGCGCGGAGGGTGAGCGGCGCGTTCACCGCTCCCGTCGTCGATGCCGATCCGGATGCCGAGCGGCCCTGGATGGCCACCCTGTTCATCGACGCCCCGACGCTGTCCGAGCGGGTACGGGAACGCGTGCTCGACCCCGACGAGCTGACCCGGCTCGCGGCGGGGCTGGCGGAGGCGCTGCGGGACATCCACCGGGCCGGGGTGGTGCACCGGGACCTGAAGCCGAGCAACGTGCTGATGGCCGACGACGGGGTGCGCGTCATCGACTTCGGCATCTCGCGGCCGGCCGACAGCGACCTGCGGACCGAGACGGGCAAGCTGATCGGGACGCCGCCGTTCATGGCGCCGGAGCAGTTCCAGAGCCCCCGCGACGTGGGGACGGCGGCGGACGTGTTCGCGTTGGGCGCGGTGCTGGTGCACGCGGCGACGGGGCGCGGGCCCTTCGACTCCGACAGCCACTACCTGGTGGCGTACCAGGTCGTGCACAGCGAGCCGGACCTGACGGGGCTCCCGGCCCGGCTCGTGCCGATCGTGGCACGCTGCCTGGCGAAGGACCCGGCCGAGCGGCCCACCGCCGAGGCGCTGATCGCGGAGATGCGCGCCGTGGCGTACCGGACCGGCGAGGACACCCAGACGTTCATACCGCAGCCGCGCACGCCCGTGGCCGAGGAGCCGCTCACCCACCGGCGGGAGCGGATCGCGACGGACGCGACCGACCGGCCGCCTCCGGGGCAGCGGCCTTCGGACCGGCCGGCTACGGGCTCGCCGGCTTCGGACCGGTCGGCTCCCGACCGGCCGCCTACGGGCCGCCGGCGCGGGAAGGCGCTGCTGGTGGCCGGGCTCGCGGTGCTGCTCACGGCCGGGGCGGTCGGCGGGTACCTGCGGTGGGCGCCCGACGCGGCGCCGAAGCAGCCCGTCGCCCATGCCTCGGGGACGCCGGGCAAGGGCTTCTCGCCCTGGTCGGCCTCACCGGGCGCACCCCCCGTGTCCTGCTCGGCGGGGCCCGGCGGCCTGTACTGCTCGGGGCGGGGCCTGGCCGCCGCCCGCCTCGACCCCGCCGACGGCTCGACGGCGTGGACGGTCGGCGCGAACTCCCCGGGCCAGGGCGTGACGGCCGGCAGCGCCCCGCTCCACTCGGCCGGTCTGGTCCTGGTGGTGGCGCCCGGCAGCGAACGGCTCCAGGCGCTGGACCCCGGCACGGGCGCGGAACGCTGGCAGCGGAAGCTGCCCGGCGGCACGCGCGTGGTGAGCGCGGGCCCGTACGTGCTCACCGTGACCGGGGCCGGGAGCGTCACCGCCTTCGACGGTGCGAGCGGCTCCCAGCGCTGGACGCAGAGGATCGGGGACGCCGGCTCCGTGTGGTGGGGCGGCGCCGGAGCATCGGGCGCGCCCGTGCTCTACGTGGCGACCGCGGCCCTGGACGGCGGGTCGACGCAGCTCGCGGAAGTCGATCCGGCGACGGGCACGGTGCGCTGGCAGACCCGGGCCACGGGCAAGCTCCGGCCGGTCGGCGTGGCGCACGGTGCGGTGCACCTGCTGGACGGCGACTCGGGCGCCAAGGTCGGCGGCATCGTGCGGGTGGACGTGGCGAGCCGGGCGGTCCGCCGGGTGCAGCTGCCCGCGCCGCTGTTCGACGCGGAGGCGACGGTGGGCTCGGACGGGACCGTCTACGCCTTCGGCAGCAGTGGCGCGCTCGTGGCGGTCGGCGCGGAGAAGGAACTCTGGCGGTCGGAGACCGGGGCGGCGACCGGATCGGGGCCCGTCGTCTCCCACGGGCAGGTCTGCCTGGTGACGGGGGACGGCCGGCTGCTGGCCGTCGACGCCGCCGCCGGGCGGCTCGTCGGGCAGACCAAGCCGCGCATGGCCGCGCAGGGCACCGTCAGTGCCACCCTCCCCGCCCCCGTCGTCTCCGACGGGCGGGTCTACGCCTCCGCGCCCGACGGGACGGTGTTCGCCGTGGACGCGCGGAACCCCGCCGGGTGGTGA